In Flagellatimonas centrodinii, a single window of DNA contains:
- a CDS encoding DUF4124 domain-containing protein, whose protein sequence is MKIGVLVVTAMACWSTSGLAQSIYKCSQPDGRISFQDKPCAAAADQSRVQRAPTTAPDFTAWARYEEFNERAESARRAEAARASEAHRNAMQIEAESRAAKLPPPAPPKVRRRLSAPLPQHQNPTFVDPYTNTIYNRVPGGGAINAQTGQFFPGAPGGPIIDPKTALPVPGQ, encoded by the coding sequence GTGAAGATTGGAGTCTTGGTAGTGACCGCGATGGCGTGCTGGTCCACAAGTGGCCTGGCGCAGTCGATCTACAAGTGCAGCCAGCCCGATGGGCGAATTTCCTTTCAGGACAAGCCTTGCGCGGCCGCCGCAGACCAGTCGCGCGTTCAACGTGCCCCGACAACGGCTCCGGATTTCACTGCGTGGGCGCGCTATGAGGAGTTCAATGAACGTGCTGAAAGCGCCCGCCGCGCCGAAGCCGCGCGAGCCTCAGAGGCGCACCGAAACGCAATGCAAATCGAGGCCGAGAGCCGCGCAGCCAAGCTGCCGCCACCGGCGCCGCCCAAAGTCCGTCGCAGGCTTTCCGCGCCATTGCCTCAGCACCAAAACCCCACTTTCGTTGATCCCTACACCAACACGATCTACAACCGAGTGCCCGGTGGTGGGGCGATCAATGCCCAGACGGGGCAATTCTTCCCCGGGGCGCCTGGCGGCCCCATCATTGATCCGAAGACGGCTCTTCCGGTGCCGGGCCAATGA
- a CDS encoding YqaJ viral recombinase family protein: protein MQTLDLQQGSDEWNATRARYNTASEAPAMMGASKKTTRNELLRMKATGSEKEFSDWVREVLFERGHEIEAAARPFAESLVGEELYPATGVSDDGKRLSSFDGITMAGIVIWECKQWNEAKADDVRAGQIPEEDYWQVVQQFDVSSAARCLYMVTDGTEAGSVYLWIERASVEADIERLHAGWAQFNKDVASYQPPQQEVIVAGTAPETLPALRVEISGRVVASNLDSFRSHAVAVIEAINTELETDEDFASAEKTVKWCSDVEDRLAATKDAAQSQAADIDTVFRTMDEISAMVREKRLLLNRLVTEQKKQRRDNILLKAREASDNHIAEINSTLGPRIRMPAVPVDFAGVMKGKRTLSSLQNAVDTELARFKIEADRIANGIRKNLELLRADAKGYETLFADAQALVTSKTPEDLANLIRVRITEHRAAEEEKRRAEEQAKAAAEDRAKAAAAPPPAPMPTQAVETASAPAAAAQPANETGGAPAPVADSGQRMKLGDINALIAPLSISADGLAQLGFTHVGQEKAAKLYRASDWPRIAARLVQHIQQAGSEMARAA, encoded by the coding sequence ATGCAGACGCTTGACCTCCAGCAGGGCAGCGACGAGTGGAACGCCACTCGCGCCCGCTACAACACCGCCAGCGAGGCACCCGCCATGATGGGCGCCAGCAAGAAGACCACGCGCAACGAGCTGCTGCGCATGAAGGCCACCGGCAGCGAAAAGGAATTCAGCGACTGGGTGCGCGAAGTTCTGTTCGAGCGCGGCCACGAAATCGAGGCAGCGGCTCGCCCCTTCGCCGAAAGCCTGGTCGGCGAAGAGCTGTACCCCGCGACTGGCGTCAGCGACGACGGTAAGCGCCTATCCAGCTTCGACGGCATCACGATGGCCGGCATCGTCATCTGGGAGTGCAAGCAGTGGAACGAGGCCAAGGCCGACGACGTCCGCGCTGGCCAGATCCCCGAAGAAGACTACTGGCAGGTTGTGCAGCAGTTCGACGTCAGCAGCGCCGCCCGCTGTCTCTACATGGTCACCGACGGCACCGAGGCGGGAAGCGTCTATCTGTGGATCGAGCGCGCCAGCGTCGAAGCGGACATCGAACGCCTGCATGCCGGCTGGGCCCAGTTCAACAAGGACGTGGCCAGCTACCAGCCGCCCCAGCAGGAAGTGATCGTTGCCGGTACCGCCCCGGAAACCCTGCCCGCCCTGCGTGTCGAAATCTCAGGCCGGGTTGTTGCCTCCAATCTCGACAGCTTCCGCAGCCACGCAGTCGCCGTCATTGAGGCGATCAACACCGAGCTGGAAACCGACGAGGACTTTGCCAGCGCCGAGAAGACCGTCAAGTGGTGCAGCGATGTTGAGGATCGACTGGCCGCGACGAAGGACGCTGCCCAGTCGCAGGCCGCCGACATCGACACCGTGTTCCGCACCATGGACGAGATCAGCGCCATGGTCCGCGAAAAGCGCCTGCTGCTGAACCGCCTGGTCACCGAGCAGAAGAAGCAGCGCCGCGACAACATCCTGCTGAAGGCCCGCGAAGCCAGCGATAACCACATCGCCGAAATCAACAGCACGCTCGGCCCGCGCATCCGAATGCCCGCCGTGCCGGTGGACTTTGCCGGCGTCATGAAGGGCAAACGGACCCTGTCCAGCCTGCAGAACGCCGTCGACACCGAGCTGGCCCGCTTCAAGATCGAAGCCGACCGCATCGCCAACGGCATCCGCAAGAACTTGGAGCTGCTGCGCGCCGACGCCAAGGGCTACGAAACCCTCTTCGCCGATGCCCAGGCGCTGGTCACCAGCAAAACCCCCGAGGATCTGGCCAACCTCATCCGCGTGCGGATCACCGAGCACCGAGCCGCCGAAGAGGAAAAGCGCCGGGCCGAAGAACAGGCCAAGGCCGCTGCCGAGGACCGCGCCAAGGCCGCCGCCGCGCCGCCCCCTGCACCGATGCCCACCCAGGCCGTCGAAACCGCGAGCGCACCCGCGGCGGCCGCCCAGCCCGCAAACGAGACCGGTGGTGCGCCCGCGCCGGTCGCCGATAGTGGCCAGCGCATGAAGCTCGGCGACATCAACGCCCTGATCGCCCCGCTGTCCATCAGCGCCGACGGGCTCGCCCAGCTCGGGTTCACGCACGTCGGCCAGGAGAAGGCCGCAAAGCTCTACCGCGCCAGCGACTGGCCGCGCATCGCCGCCCGGCTGGTGCAGCACATCCAGCAGGCCGGCAGCGAAATGGCGAGGGCAGCGTAA
- a CDS encoding single-stranded DNA-binding protein, with amino-acid sequence MARSLNRAQLIGHLGADPEMRYMPSGEAVANLRIATSEQWKDRDTGETKEATEWHTVVAFKKLAEIIGQHLKKGDRIFVEGQIKTRKWQDKSGQDRYSTEIRASDIVMLGSPSGNAQGQSTQQRPAATHTPAPAYAGRQSDAPFEDDDIPFD; translated from the coding sequence ATGGCCCGCTCACTCAACCGCGCCCAGCTCATCGGCCACCTCGGCGCAGATCCTGAAATGCGCTACATGCCCAGCGGCGAAGCCGTCGCCAACCTCCGCATCGCCACAAGCGAACAGTGGAAAGACCGCGATACCGGCGAGACCAAGGAGGCAACCGAGTGGCACACCGTCGTCGCCTTCAAGAAGCTGGCCGAGATCATCGGGCAGCACCTCAAGAAGGGCGACCGCATCTTCGTCGAAGGGCAGATCAAAACCCGAAAGTGGCAGGACAAGTCCGGACAGGACCGCTACTCCACCGAGATCCGCGCCAGCGACATCGTGATGCTCGGCAGCCCCAGCGGCAATGCCCAGGGCCAGTCAACCCAGCAGCGCCCCGCCGCCACCCACACCCCCGCGCCCGCCTACGCCGGCCGTCAGAGCGACGCGCCGTTCGAGGATGACGACATCCCTTTTGATTAA
- a CDS encoding DUF2303 family protein — protein MHIDTLNRIAELAIQASRENVLAEHTPALVLDNRIVTIEHLMEGRSRFRGTFTTTVLSEYVSYLKANPGGVGFIDPKKCAASTFINLGDKKTPGHADWVAKLDLEPTAAYAALRGVEGVPQSQRALAEWIEDWASVITAEKDGEAMPLAQATAAIRNISIDAKKSVTSEDRDFGATKSALEEIEARAKGGMPSRLILRACPYPGFREREFQLRTAIITGDKPHITLRIVGKEAQAEDIATEFKALLLEHVGDAATMTLGNFQP, from the coding sequence ATGCACATCGATACCCTCAACCGCATCGCCGAACTGGCCATCCAGGCCAGCAGGGAAAACGTGCTCGCCGAGCACACCCCCGCGCTCGTGCTCGACAACAGGATCGTCACCATCGAGCACCTGATGGAAGGCCGTAGCCGCTTCCGCGGCACGTTCACCACCACCGTGCTGTCCGAGTACGTCAGCTATCTCAAGGCAAACCCGGGTGGTGTCGGCTTCATCGACCCCAAAAAGTGCGCGGCCAGCACTTTCATCAATCTCGGTGACAAGAAGACCCCCGGCCATGCCGATTGGGTTGCCAAGCTGGATCTCGAACCCACCGCCGCCTATGCCGCGCTGCGGGGCGTCGAGGGCGTTCCGCAGTCCCAGCGTGCGCTGGCCGAGTGGATCGAGGACTGGGCATCGGTCATCACCGCCGAGAAAGATGGCGAGGCAATGCCGCTGGCCCAGGCAACTGCCGCCATCCGCAATATCTCCATCGATGCCAAGAAATCGGTCACCAGCGAAGACCGCGACTTCGGTGCCACCAAGAGCGCGCTCGAAGAAATCGAGGCCCGTGCCAAGGGCGGCATGCCGAGCCGCCTGATCTTGCGGGCGTGCCCTTACCCCGGCTTCCGGGAGCGGGAGTTTCAACTGCGGACGGCCATCATCACCGGCGATAAGCCGCACATCACGCTGCGCATCGTCGGCAAAGAAGCCCAGGCCGAAGACATCGCCACCGAGTTCAAGGCCCTGTTGCTCGAACACGTCGGCGACGCGGCAACCATGACCCTCGGCAACTTCCAGCCCTGA
- a CDS encoding KTSC domain-containing protein has translation MNRTPIKSSTIKSVGYDAASKTMEVEFGSGRYRYADVPAEVHSGLVGAESAGKFFAANVRGQFQGQKLEPEQ, from the coding sequence ATGAACCGCACCCCCATCAAGAGCAGCACCATCAAGTCGGTCGGCTATGACGCCGCGTCGAAGACGATGGAAGTCGAATTCGGATCCGGCCGGTACCGCTACGCCGACGTTCCTGCCGAAGTGCATTCCGGCCTGGTCGGTGCTGAGTCCGCCGGCAAGTTCTTCGCCGCAAACGTCCGTGGCCAGTTCCAGGGCCAGAAGCTGGAGCCGGAGCAGTGA
- a CDS encoding DNA cytosine methyltransferase, protein MCAGAGGGARGFNRGRARVGNMTAIYRCIGGIDVDPAGIRDFERLSGVAGTLMDLFDREQYTAFHGRPPPDGWREATADDVRRAYNYERPHVVFISAPCKGFSGLLSQLKSLTDKYQALNRLTLRAVWLMLEAWADDPPELILFENVPRIATRGRALLDHIQVLLRSYGYAVAETTHDCGEIGGLAQSRKRFLLVARHAEKVPPFLYEPERRPLRAVGDVLSRLPLPVGEPVNPMHRLPALQWKTWVRLAFVEAGSDWRSLNRLAVEDGKLRDYLIVPGYHAGYMGVQKWDDSMGTVAGRSTPTNGAFSVADPRHPAGADQYHQYGVTPWDETSATITSQKSPGQGRFSVADPRHAGPAKHNNEFRIVRWNREAGAVTSAHGTGQCVADPRPPREDLFGKYAITRFDEAAGTVIGGSTTGQGAFAVSDPRPGMARGKGSHYLTGGHYGVVPWQGTAYAVTGSGQHDNGHNNVADPRMPEPADKLQCRIIAEDGTWHRPFTTLELAALQSLLDLDEYEAFQLDGNSDSAWRERIGNAVPSAAAEAIANVMARTLLLAWSGETFILSSEPIWVRPIVAAVQCGSVA, encoded by the coding sequence ATGTGCGCCGGCGCCGGTGGTGGCGCACGCGGCTTCAACCGCGGTAGGGCCCGGGTCGGCAACATGACCGCCATCTATCGCTGCATCGGCGGCATCGATGTCGACCCTGCCGGCATCCGCGACTTTGAGCGCCTGTCAGGCGTGGCCGGCACCCTCATGGACCTGTTCGATCGCGAGCAGTACACCGCATTCCATGGCCGACCCCCGCCTGACGGTTGGCGCGAGGCGACGGCCGATGATGTCCGCCGAGCCTACAACTATGAGCGCCCGCACGTCGTCTTCATCAGCGCCCCATGCAAAGGGTTCTCCGGCCTGCTGTCGCAGCTAAAGTCCCTCACCGACAAGTACCAGGCACTCAACCGCCTCACGCTGCGCGCCGTCTGGCTCATGCTCGAGGCCTGGGCGGACGACCCGCCCGAGCTGATCCTGTTCGAGAACGTCCCCCGTATCGCCACCCGGGGCCGCGCGCTGCTGGATCACATCCAGGTGCTGCTGCGCAGCTACGGCTATGCCGTCGCCGAGACCACGCACGACTGTGGCGAGATCGGCGGCTTGGCCCAGAGCCGCAAGCGGTTCTTGCTGGTGGCCCGGCATGCCGAGAAGGTGCCGCCGTTCTTGTACGAGCCCGAACGCCGGCCGCTGCGGGCGGTGGGCGACGTCCTGTCCCGCCTGCCGTTGCCAGTTGGCGAGCCCGTCAACCCGATGCACCGGCTGCCAGCCTTGCAATGGAAGACCTGGGTGCGTCTGGCCTTCGTGGAAGCCGGCAGCGACTGGCGCAGCCTCAACCGTCTGGCGGTGGAAGACGGGAAGCTGCGCGACTACCTGATCGTGCCCGGGTACCACGCCGGCTACATGGGCGTGCAGAAGTGGGACGACAGCATGGGCACCGTTGCAGGCCGTAGCACGCCAACCAATGGCGCGTTCTCAGTCGCCGACCCTCGTCACCCCGCCGGCGCCGACCAGTATCACCAGTACGGCGTCACACCCTGGGATGAAACGTCCGCCACCATCACCAGCCAGAAGAGCCCCGGCCAGGGGCGGTTCTCGGTGGCTGATCCACGTCATGCCGGTCCTGCCAAGCACAACAACGAGTTCCGCATCGTCCGCTGGAATCGCGAGGCCGGCGCCGTCACCAGCGCCCACGGCACCGGCCAGTGCGTTGCCGACCCCCGGCCGCCGCGTGAAGACCTGTTCGGCAAGTACGCCATCACGCGGTTCGACGAAGCGGCGGGCACCGTCATCGGCGGCAGCACCACCGGCCAGGGGGCTTTCGCAGTCTCCGACCCGCGCCCCGGCATGGCCCGCGGAAAAGGCAGCCACTACCTCACGGGCGGCCACTACGGTGTGGTGCCGTGGCAGGGCACCGCCTATGCCGTCACCGGCAGCGGGCAGCACGACAACGGCCACAACAATGTCGCCGACCCCCGCATGCCCGAGCCGGCCGACAAACTGCAGTGCCGAATCATCGCCGAGGACGGCACCTGGCACCGGCCATTCACCACTCTGGAGCTGGCAGCCCTGCAATCGCTGCTGGATCTCGATGAGTACGAGGCATTCCAGCTCGACGGCAACAGCGACAGTGCCTGGCGCGAACGCATCGGCAACGCCGTCCCCAGCGCTGCCGCTGAGGCCATCGCCAACGTCATGGCCCGCACCCTGCTGCTGGCCTGGTCGGGCGAGACCTTCATCCTCAGCAGCGAACCAATCTGGGTGCGCCCAATCGTCGCCGCGGTGCAGTGCGGGAGCGTGGCATGA
- a CDS encoding HNH endonuclease, with protein MTAEFPFPAMSAAKLQKFKQWLEQHGAELLKPTNEWEVLRYRAGPDTHVVYRNSKGRTWKAVNGAGAAVKAFMSGGAWRAPIDRKRSRPSLSTKMFLALVQRDTAECFYCGEAVSEDEATIEHLVPLSKGGPNHISNFALAHARCNQDAGNLSVVEKVRLRERMRAA; from the coding sequence ATGACCGCCGAGTTCCCTTTCCCGGCCATGTCCGCCGCCAAGCTGCAGAAGTTCAAGCAGTGGCTGGAACAGCACGGCGCCGAACTGCTGAAGCCGACCAACGAGTGGGAGGTGCTGCGCTACCGAGCCGGGCCCGACACTCACGTCGTCTACCGCAACAGCAAGGGCAGGACCTGGAAGGCCGTGAACGGCGCCGGTGCTGCCGTCAAAGCATTCATGTCCGGCGGCGCCTGGCGTGCGCCTATCGACCGCAAGCGCTCACGCCCCAGCCTGTCGACCAAGATGTTCCTCGCACTGGTGCAGCGGGACACGGCCGAGTGCTTCTACTGCGGGGAGGCTGTGTCGGAAGACGAGGCCACCATCGAGCATCTGGTCCCCCTCAGCAAGGGCGGGCCGAACCACATTTCCAACTTCGCCCTCGCTCACGCGCGCTGCAATCAGGACGCCGGCAACTTGTCGGTCGTCGAGAAAGTGCGTCTGCGGGAAAGGATGCGTGCCGCATGA
- a CDS encoding J domain-containing protein, with product MIESYPLYWPEGRPRTSRISRERSRFDTSFARARDEVVRQVELMTGRYEWMRHKAELILSTNVPLRRDGLPMASARPPDDPGVAVYFNYKGNPVCFACDRWLTVVDNMQAIAKTIDALRGISRWGTGDMMEAAFKGFTALPAPTERGWRDVLGLQPGTAPTRADIESAFRRRRSECHPDRGGSADEFHAVQAAYQQAIKEVTL from the coding sequence ATGATCGAGTCCTACCCCCTCTACTGGCCCGAAGGCCGGCCCCGGACCAGCCGCATTTCCCGCGAGCGCTCCCGGTTCGACACCAGTTTTGCCCGCGCCCGGGATGAAGTCGTGCGCCAGGTCGAACTGATGACCGGCCGCTACGAGTGGATGCGCCATAAGGCCGAGCTGATCCTGTCGACCAACGTGCCCCTGCGGCGCGACGGCCTGCCGATGGCAAGCGCACGGCCGCCGGACGATCCGGGCGTCGCCGTGTACTTCAACTACAAGGGCAACCCGGTCTGTTTCGCATGCGACCGCTGGCTGACCGTGGTCGACAACATGCAGGCCATCGCCAAGACCATCGACGCCCTGCGCGGGATCTCGCGCTGGGGCACCGGCGACATGATGGAGGCCGCGTTCAAGGGGTTCACTGCCCTGCCAGCACCGACTGAGCGCGGCTGGCGGGATGTCCTGGGCCTGCAGCCGGGCACGGCGCCAACGCGCGCCGACATCGAATCCGCATTCCGCCGGCGCCGATCCGAATGTCACCCGGACCGAGGCGGCAGCGCCGATGAGTTCCATGCGGTGCAGGCGGCGTATCAGCAGGCGATCAAGGAGGTGACCCTGTGA
- a CDS encoding DUF4326 domain-containing protein — MKPQRIQLRRTKGWRMPPNTVKVARPGVFGNPFRVTEDRSHAEAVSAFRTWLTVDGCEAGMPEQKAALLTALPALRGANLACWCPLDQPCHADVLLELSNAA; from the coding sequence GTGAAACCACAACGCATCCAACTCCGCCGAACCAAGGGCTGGCGCATGCCGCCGAATACGGTGAAAGTCGCGCGGCCCGGTGTTTTCGGCAACCCCTTCCGGGTTACAGAAGACCGCAGCCACGCGGAAGCCGTCTCTGCATTCAGGACGTGGCTGACGGTCGATGGATGCGAGGCCGGCATGCCTGAGCAAAAGGCGGCTCTGTTGACAGCACTGCCGGCGCTACGCGGCGCGAACCTCGCCTGCTGGTGCCCGCTGGACCAGCCCTGCCATGCCGATGTGTTGCTGGAGCTCAGCAATGCCGCATAA
- the csrA gene encoding carbon storage regulator CsrA produces the protein MLILTRRVNETIVIAGGITITVLEIKGGQVRIGIDAPETVPIHRGELIEKARKEAKNEDQS, from the coding sequence ATGCTGATCCTCACCAGACGCGTCAACGAAACCATCGTCATCGCCGGCGGCATCACCATCACCGTTCTTGAGATCAAGGGCGGCCAGGTCCGTATCGGGATCGATGCGCCGGAGACAGTGCCCATCCACCGGGGCGAGCTGATCGAGAAAGCCAGAAAGGAGGCCAAGAATGAAGACCAAAGCTGA
- a CDS encoding helix-turn-helix transcriptional regulator yields MEQHPTLLRLTDVKSRTGLGKTKIYELMGEGDFPKPVKIGPLSLWVESEVEAWITAIIESRDSAEA; encoded by the coding sequence ATGGAACAGCACCCCACCTTGCTACGGCTCACCGACGTCAAGTCTCGTACAGGTCTCGGCAAAACCAAGATCTACGAACTGATGGGCGAAGGCGACTTCCCCAAGCCGGTAAAGATCGGCCCGCTATCGCTGTGGGTCGAGTCCGAGGTTGAGGCATGGATCACGGCAATCATTGAGTCTCGGGATTCGGCCGAGGCCTGA
- a CDS encoding tyrosine-type recombinase/integrase translates to MPLTDVQIRKAKPADKPYKLADQQSLYLEVRPSGVKLWRYGYSIAGKRNTFAVGAYPELSLADARAKHGEARALVRQGIHPAHERARQVAQQVGENADTFQALAELWQQAHQGTWSPYYANQVRTAMVKDVYPRIGRRPIRSVTSAEVLVILDAVAGRGAKTVAINIRQWISAVYGYAAARLKADADPAALLRRTVKRDEIEHAENIGEDGLRQFLAALDSYGGNRTTCIAIEMMVMLWPRTAEMRKARWPDIDLDAALWRPPVGTMKKRRRHLVPLPRQMVGLLRELHGITGAGEHLFPSMRRPRTPISATTVNRALEYMGLPMSGHDFRATAATILREMGWDGAWVEVQLAHAPRSRTQAAYDHAKYLQQRREMMQAWADYLDTLRPRPNPETQ, encoded by the coding sequence ATGCCGCTGACCGACGTGCAGATCCGCAAGGCGAAGCCAGCGGACAAGCCCTACAAGCTGGCTGACCAGCAGAGCCTGTACCTTGAGGTGCGTCCCAGTGGCGTGAAGTTGTGGCGGTACGGGTACAGCATCGCCGGCAAGCGCAACACGTTCGCAGTCGGTGCCTACCCTGAGCTGTCCCTGGCCGATGCGCGCGCCAAGCATGGCGAGGCCCGGGCACTGGTGCGCCAGGGCATCCACCCGGCCCATGAGCGGGCCCGGCAAGTGGCCCAGCAGGTGGGGGAGAACGCGGACACGTTTCAGGCGCTGGCCGAACTGTGGCAGCAGGCGCACCAAGGGACCTGGAGCCCTTATTACGCAAACCAGGTTCGGACGGCCATGGTGAAGGACGTTTACCCGCGGATCGGCCGCCGGCCGATCAGGTCGGTGACCTCCGCCGAGGTGCTGGTGATCCTGGACGCGGTGGCCGGCCGGGGTGCGAAGACGGTTGCCATCAACATCCGCCAGTGGATCTCGGCGGTCTACGGCTACGCTGCTGCTCGGCTGAAGGCTGATGCTGATCCGGCGGCCCTGCTGCGGCGCACCGTGAAGCGGGACGAGATCGAGCACGCCGAGAACATTGGCGAGGACGGGTTGCGGCAGTTCCTGGCGGCCCTGGACAGCTATGGCGGCAATCGGACGACGTGCATCGCTATCGAGATGATGGTGATGCTGTGGCCGCGCACGGCCGAGATGCGAAAGGCGCGGTGGCCGGACATCGATCTCGATGCCGCGCTCTGGCGGCCGCCGGTTGGGACAATGAAAAAGCGCCGGCGGCACCTGGTACCTCTGCCGCGGCAAATGGTGGGGCTGCTGCGGGAGCTGCATGGCATCACCGGCGCTGGTGAGCACCTGTTCCCCAGCATGCGCCGGCCGCGAACGCCGATAAGCGCCACTACGGTGAACCGGGCGCTCGAGTACATGGGCCTTCCGATGAGTGGCCACGACTTCCGGGCTACGGCGGCGACGATACTTCGGGAAATGGGATGGGATGGCGCCTGGGTAGAGGTGCAGCTTGCCCATGCGCCGCGGTCGCGCACGCAGGCGGCCTATGACCATGCGAAGTACCTGCAGCAACGCAGGGAGATGATGCAGGCTTGGGCGGACTACCTGGATACGCTCAGGCCTCGGCCGAATCCCGAGACTCAATGA
- a CDS encoding LysR family transcriptional regulator — translation MSSPLELRHLHTLIALNEAGTLAKAAARVFVTQSALSHQIRVLEDHFGVPLFERNTRPLRFTQAGQRLLRAAREVTALTAAAERDVAQWVSGRSGELRVAVECHTCFDWLMPAMDAFREHWPEVELDLVSGFHTEPVTLIEQGKADFAVLHDLPPHRPGIVTAPLFDYETLAILAPGHALAGKRWLRPEDVAAETLISYPVEDDMLDVVRHFLAPAGLRPKRRNAELTVAILQLVASGRGIAALPAWSVAPYLARGYVIGKPLGPKGLRCELHAAMPESLAARPYLRDFLAEVRRQSG, via the coding sequence ATGTCATCGCCGCTCGAGCTCCGCCATCTGCACACCCTGATCGCGCTCAACGAGGCCGGCACCCTGGCCAAGGCGGCGGCGCGGGTGTTTGTCACCCAGTCGGCGCTGTCCCACCAGATCCGGGTGCTGGAAGACCATTTCGGCGTGCCCCTGTTCGAGCGCAACACCCGGCCGTTGCGTTTTACCCAGGCGGGGCAGCGACTGCTGCGCGCGGCCCGCGAGGTGACGGCGCTGACCGCCGCCGCCGAGCGGGATGTCGCGCAATGGGTGTCCGGCCGCAGCGGTGAACTGCGGGTGGCGGTGGAGTGCCACACCTGCTTCGACTGGCTGATGCCGGCGATGGATGCCTTCCGAGAGCACTGGCCGGAGGTGGAGCTGGATCTGGTGAGTGGCTTCCATACCGAGCCGGTGACCCTGATCGAGCAGGGCAAGGCCGACTTTGCGGTGTTGCACGATCTGCCACCGCATCGCCCCGGCATCGTCACCGCGCCGCTGTTCGACTACGAGACGCTGGCGATTCTGGCGCCGGGCCATGCGCTGGCCGGCAAGCGCTGGCTGCGGCCGGAGGACGTGGCGGCGGAGACCTTGATCAGCTATCCGGTGGAGGACGACATGCTCGACGTGGTGCGCCACTTTCTGGCGCCGGCCGGGCTGCGACCGAAGCGACGCAATGCCGAACTCACGGTGGCCATCCTGCAGCTGGTGGCCAGCGGCCGCGGCATTGCCGCCCTGCCGGCGTGGAGCGTGGCGCCGTATCTGGCGCGCGGCTATGTGATCGGCAAGCCGCTGGGGCCCAAGGGCCTGCGCTGCGAGCTGCATGCCGCCATGCCCGAGAGCCTGGCGGCGCGGCCTTACCTGCGGGACTTTCTTGCCGAGGTGCGGCGGCAGTCCGGTTGA